A genomic stretch from Bradyrhizobium sp. 195 includes:
- a CDS encoding ABC transporter permease, whose translation MNDVRRSAAALEVRGLDVYYGHSHALQGVDLTLESGVFSVVGRNGMGKTTLCKAIMGLVGVSGGSIRVRGEDVTRRPPAQIARLGVGYVPQGRRLWRSLSVEEHLRLAGGMRSGAWTVERIYDTFPRLAERKDHGGGQLSGGEQQMLAISRALLTNPQLLIMDEPTEGLAPVIVAQVEEMLLRLGEDGDMSVLVIEQNIGVATAISRNVAIMVNGRINRIIDSARLAADRALQQRLLGVGLHAELEPDIELPASGPEAKPAPTPRRDGPIRIYISNPTLPTRWSQPVPIARIEAAARTLSTQVARLDETARRKREPVAAQTAGPPVVLVVGTLDTKGVELRYIRDIIAESGLRTRLVDVSTSGKHSSCDVSAQEIALNHGRGGSAVFGPDRGTAVTAMADAFVSWLRRQGNIAGVISAGGSGAASLVAPGMRTLPVGVPKLIISSVASGDVGPYVGPADITMMYSVTDVQGLNSISRAVLANGANALTGMVKARLDGRAAPARETSKLPPVGITMFGVTTPAVQKIAADLRDDFECLVFHATGVGGRSMEKLVESGQLAGVIDVTTTEVCDLLMGGVFPATEDRFGAIIRTRIPYVGSVGALDMVNFGAPDTIPERYRGRKFHVHNPQVTLMRTTVEENERMGRWIGERLNLMDGPVRFFVPEAGVSALDARGQPFWDPDADAALFRTLERTVRQTGNRQLIRMPKNINDPEFAAAIVGAFRTLFGRTGARRRLAR comes from the coding sequence ATGAATGACGTCCGCCGCTCTGCCGCCGCACTCGAGGTCCGTGGGCTCGACGTCTATTACGGTCACTCGCACGCCCTGCAAGGCGTCGACCTCACGCTGGAGAGCGGCGTGTTCTCGGTGGTCGGCCGCAACGGCATGGGCAAGACGACGCTGTGCAAAGCGATCATGGGGCTGGTCGGCGTGAGCGGCGGATCGATCCGCGTTCGCGGCGAGGACGTCACGCGGCGGCCCCCCGCCCAGATCGCCCGGCTCGGCGTCGGCTATGTGCCGCAGGGCCGCCGCCTCTGGCGCTCGCTCAGCGTCGAGGAGCATTTGCGGCTCGCCGGCGGGATGCGCTCCGGCGCCTGGACCGTCGAGCGCATCTACGACACCTTCCCCCGCCTCGCCGAGCGCAAGGATCACGGCGGCGGCCAGCTCTCCGGCGGCGAGCAGCAGATGCTGGCGATTTCGCGCGCGCTGCTCACCAATCCGCAGCTCTTGATCATGGACGAGCCGACCGAGGGCCTTGCGCCCGTCATCGTGGCGCAGGTCGAGGAGATGCTGCTGCGCTTGGGGGAAGACGGCGACATGTCCGTGCTCGTGATCGAGCAGAATATCGGTGTCGCCACCGCGATCTCGCGCAACGTCGCGATCATGGTCAACGGCCGCATCAATCGCATCATCGACTCCGCGCGGCTCGCTGCCGACCGCGCGCTTCAGCAGCGCCTGCTCGGCGTCGGGCTTCACGCCGAGCTCGAGCCGGATATCGAGCTCCCCGCGTCCGGCCCCGAGGCAAAACCGGCACCGACGCCACGGCGCGACGGGCCGATCCGCATCTATATCTCCAACCCGACGCTTCCGACGCGGTGGTCGCAACCGGTGCCGATCGCCCGCATCGAGGCCGCAGCGCGTACGCTCTCGACGCAAGTGGCGCGGCTCGACGAGACGGCGCGGCGCAAGCGCGAGCCGGTGGCGGCGCAGACCGCCGGCCCACCCGTGGTGCTGGTCGTCGGCACGCTCGACACCAAGGGCGTCGAGCTGCGCTACATCCGCGACATCATCGCCGAAAGCGGCCTGCGCACGCGGCTGGTCGACGTCTCGACCAGCGGCAAACATTCGTCCTGCGACGTCTCCGCGCAGGAGATCGCCTTGAATCACGGCCGCGGCGGCTCCGCCGTGTTCGGCCCGGATCGCGGGACGGCCGTGACTGCGATGGCGGATGCGTTCGTCAGCTGGCTGCGGCGCCAGGGCAACATCGCCGGCGTGATCTCGGCCGGCGGCTCCGGCGCGGCCTCGCTGGTCGCGCCGGGCATGCGCACGCTCCCGGTCGGAGTGCCCAAGCTGATCATCTCCTCCGTCGCGTCCGGCGACGTCGGACCTTATGTCGGCCCCGCCGATATCACGATGATGTACTCGGTCACCGACGTGCAGGGGCTGAACTCGATTTCGCGCGCGGTGCTGGCCAACGGCGCCAATGCGCTCACTGGTATGGTCAAGGCGCGACTGGATGGACGTGCCGCGCCGGCCCGCGAGACCAGCAAGCTGCCCCCAGTCGGCATCACCATGTTCGGCGTGACGACGCCGGCCGTGCAGAAGATCGCCGCCGATCTGCGTGACGATTTCGAGTGCCTGGTCTTCCATGCCACCGGCGTCGGCGGCCGTTCCATGGAAAAGCTCGTCGAGTCCGGCCAGCTCGCGGGCGTGATCGACGTCACCACTACGGAGGTCTGCGACCTGCTTATGGGCGGCGTGTTTCCGGCGACGGAGGACCGCTTCGGTGCGATCATCCGCACGCGCATCCCCTATGTCGGCTCGGTCGGCGCCCTCGACATGGTCAATTTCGGCGCGCCCGACACCATTCCCGAACGCTATCGCGGCCGCAAGTTCCACGTCCACAACCCGCAGGTGACGTTGATGCGGACGACCGTGGAAGAGAACGAGCGGATGGGCCGCTGGATTGGCGAGAGGCTCAACCTGATGGACGGCCCCGTGCGCTTCTTCGTGCCAGAGGCCGGCGTCTCCGCACTCGATGCGCGAGGCCAGCCGTTCTGGGATCCCGATGCCGACGCCGCGTTGTTCCGCACCCTGGAGCGCACCGTGCGGCAGACCGGCAACCGCCAGCTCATCCGCATGCCCAAGAACATCAACGACCCCGAATTCGCCGCCGCCATCGTCGGTGCGTTCCGAACCCTATTCGGCCGCACCGGCGCGCGGCGGAGACTAGCGAGGTGA
- a CDS encoding phosphoenolpyruvate hydrolase family protein, with protein MPRFERAALLKRFRDMARRGEPIVGGGAGTGLSAKCEEAGGVDLIVIYNSGRYRMAGRGSLAGLMAYGDANAIVLEMATEVLPVVTRTPVLAGVNGTDPFRDMDVFLDELKALGFAGVQNFPTVGLIDGTFRANLEETGMSYALEIDMIAKAHDKDMLTTPYVFSEKEAAAMAIAGADIIVCHMGLTTGGSIGAQTAAKLKDCPAQIDTWASAALSVNPDILVLAHGGPIADPADADFIMKNTRHCHGFYGASSMERLPVERALTEQVRQFKAIGAR; from the coding sequence ATGCCAAGGTTTGAACGCGCAGCGCTGCTGAAGAGGTTTCGCGACATGGCGAGGCGCGGCGAGCCGATCGTCGGCGGTGGCGCCGGCACCGGGCTATCCGCCAAATGCGAGGAGGCCGGCGGTGTCGATCTCATCGTCATCTACAATTCCGGGCGCTACCGCATGGCCGGCCGCGGCTCGCTCGCCGGGCTGATGGCGTACGGCGATGCCAATGCCATCGTGCTGGAAATGGCGACCGAAGTGCTGCCCGTGGTCACCCGGACGCCCGTGCTTGCGGGTGTCAACGGCACCGATCCGTTCCGCGACATGGACGTCTTCCTCGACGAGTTGAAAGCGCTGGGGTTTGCCGGCGTCCAGAACTTTCCGACCGTCGGCCTGATCGACGGCACGTTCCGCGCCAATCTCGAAGAGACCGGCATGTCCTATGCGCTGGAGATCGACATGATCGCCAAAGCGCACGACAAGGACATGCTGACGACACCCTACGTCTTCAGCGAGAAGGAGGCCGCCGCGATGGCGATCGCCGGCGCCGACATCATTGTCTGCCACATGGGGCTGACGACCGGCGGCTCGATCGGCGCGCAGACGGCGGCCAAGCTCAAGGACTGTCCAGCGCAGATCGACACCTGGGCGTCCGCAGCGCTCAGCGTCAATCCTGACATCCTGGTGCTGGCGCATGGCGGTCCGATCGCGGATCCCGCCGATGCCGATTTCATCATGAAGAACACCCGCCATTGCCACGGCTTCTACGGCGCGTCCTCGATGGAGCGGCTGCCCGTGGAACGGGCGCTGACGGAACAGGTGCGTCAATTCAAGGCGATCGGCGCGCGATAA
- a CDS encoding flotillin family protein, translating to MSGMLVGELILWLIVAIVVIVVGVYIVNWLYHRSSKETSFVRTGFLGERVVINGGAFVLPFIHDYTPVNMNVLPMGIVRSRQDAVITRDRMRVDIEADFYVRVQPTREAVSIAAATLGRRTMEPGQLHALLAGKFISAIRSVASEMTMEEMHERRGDYVVRVKTNAAEALAQNGLELESVAITDLDQTDLEFFNPSNRFDAEGLTQLMQDIEAKRKLRNDIEQDSMIKIRARNLEAERQALEIERESETARLEQERDIEMRRALQRTEVARERALRETEAEQAQISAREAIERARIANDQAIAEARIASERETRQREIERTRTIEEKELLAREEIEKTRIANQRSIDTTRIASEREVRQREIERMRTVEEAEISAREAIEKARIQQDRVVTDARIANEEETRRREIERTRAVDEAEIAAREATEKARIAQTMTVNVERISSDERTRALEIQQVRTIQEAEIEAQRAVEAARIARERTLAAERIAAEQNTRQLEIERNQALDVAGISAREATEASRIAQEERVRSLEIARNRAVEEADIASREAIEAARIAQEKTVAAERIQAERDTRSLEIERTGVLEAAELKRRDAIERQRITVDLALEAERINSSKRREVLNIEQKKAVEIADEDRVIALSTKKSERIDADRQVRQAEIVARKEVETTDVSREQALEAARIERRRAIEQLEVARVQSLQEAEIASREEVERARIASDRGLDEARVGRERELRKLEVNREKEVETVLMEKAIAIHQKSLEESAAKAMAEEARMRATEATERVITARESEIAKRRRTVEVLLAEKQAEETRIAAEAERVRAAVEAEAQRMLNEAENVLTDQARYSLFRRKLLDRIEGIVRESVKPMEKIEGIRILQVDGLNGNGNSGNGGRSATDEVIDSALRYRVQAPLIDSILADIGVEGGSLAKMPGLIREARDMQGIKESARKGGGGGGDKPAASPPTAEGGEPPAERGPRKKS from the coding sequence ATGTCAGGGATGCTGGTCGGTGAATTGATCCTCTGGCTGATCGTCGCGATCGTCGTGATCGTGGTCGGCGTCTATATCGTGAACTGGCTCTACCACCGCTCCTCCAAGGAGACCTCGTTCGTCCGGACCGGCTTCCTCGGCGAACGCGTGGTGATCAATGGCGGCGCGTTCGTGCTGCCGTTCATCCACGACTACACGCCTGTGAATATGAACGTGCTGCCGATGGGCATCGTCCGCTCCAGGCAGGATGCCGTGATCACCCGCGACCGCATGCGCGTCGACATCGAAGCCGACTTCTATGTTCGCGTGCAGCCGACCCGGGAAGCGGTCTCGATCGCCGCGGCCACGCTCGGCCGCCGCACCATGGAACCCGGGCAGCTGCACGCTCTCCTCGCCGGCAAATTCATCTCCGCGATCCGCTCGGTCGCATCCGAGATGACGATGGAGGAGATGCACGAGCGTCGCGGTGACTATGTCGTGCGGGTCAAGACCAACGCGGCCGAAGCGCTCGCCCAAAACGGCCTCGAGCTCGAATCGGTCGCCATCACCGATCTCGACCAGACCGATCTGGAGTTCTTCAACCCCTCGAACCGGTTCGACGCCGAGGGTCTGACCCAGCTGATGCAGGACATCGAGGCCAAGCGGAAGTTGCGCAACGACATTGAGCAGGACTCGATGATCAAGATCCGCGCTCGCAATCTGGAAGCCGAGCGGCAGGCGCTCGAGATCGAGCGCGAGAGCGAGACCGCCCGCCTCGAGCAGGAACGCGACATCGAGATGCGCCGCGCGCTTCAGCGCACGGAAGTCGCCCGCGAACGGGCGCTGCGCGAAACCGAGGCCGAGCAGGCGCAGATCTCGGCGCGCGAAGCCATCGAGCGCGCCCGCATCGCCAATGACCAGGCAATCGCCGAGGCCCGCATCGCCTCAGAGCGGGAAACCCGCCAGAGGGAGATCGAGCGGACCCGCACCATCGAGGAGAAGGAGCTGCTGGCGCGCGAGGAGATCGAGAAGACAAGGATTGCCAACCAGCGCTCGATCGACACGACCCGCATCGCCTCGGAACGTGAGGTCCGTCAGCGTGAGATCGAGCGGATGCGCACGGTCGAAGAAGCCGAGATTTCCGCCCGCGAAGCCATCGAGAAGGCGCGGATCCAGCAGGACCGCGTCGTCACCGACGCCCGCATCGCCAACGAGGAGGAGACGCGACGCCGCGAAATCGAGCGCACCCGCGCGGTCGACGAGGCCGAGATCGCCGCCCGCGAGGCCACCGAGAAGGCCCGCATCGCCCAGACCATGACGGTCAATGTCGAACGCATCTCCTCGGACGAGCGCACCCGCGCGCTGGAGATCCAGCAGGTGCGAACCATCCAGGAGGCCGAGATCGAGGCGCAGCGTGCAGTCGAGGCCGCCCGCATCGCCCGCGAACGGACTCTCGCGGCCGAGCGCATCGCGGCCGAGCAGAACACGCGGCAGCTCGAGATCGAGCGCAATCAAGCGCTCGATGTCGCCGGCATCTCGGCGCGTGAAGCGACGGAAGCCTCCCGCATCGCCCAAGAGGAGCGCGTGCGGTCGCTGGAGATCGCCCGCAACCGCGCCGTCGAGGAAGCCGACATCGCCTCCCGCGAGGCGATCGAGGCGGCCCGCATTGCTCAGGAGAAGACGGTTGCGGCAGAGCGTATCCAGGCCGAGCGCGACACCCGTTCGCTCGAAATCGAACGCACCGGCGTCTTGGAGGCAGCCGAGCTGAAGCGACGCGACGCCATCGAGCGCCAGCGCATCACGGTCGACCTGGCACTCGAGGCCGAGCGCATCAACTCTTCCAAGAGGCGCGAGGTGCTCAATATCGAGCAGAAGAAGGCGGTCGAGATCGCCGACGAGGACCGCGTCATCGCGCTGTCGACCAAGAAGTCCGAGCGGATCGATGCCGACCGCCAGGTCCGGCAGGCCGAGATCGTCGCCCGCAAGGAGGTCGAGACCACGGACGTGTCGCGTGAGCAGGCGCTCGAAGCGGCCCGCATCGAGCGCCGCCGCGCGATCGAGCAGCTCGAAGTCGCTCGCGTGCAATCCTTGCAGGAGGCCGAGATCGCCTCCCGCGAGGAGGTCGAGCGCGCGCGCATCGCGTCGGACCGCGGCCTCGACGAGGCCCGCGTCGGCCGCGAGCGCGAATTGCGCAAGCTCGAGGTCAACCGCGAGAAGGAGGTCGAGACGGTCCTGATGGAGAAGGCCATCGCCATCCATCAGAAGTCGCTGGAAGAGTCCGCCGCCAAGGCGATGGCCGAGGAGGCACGGATGCGCGCGACAGAAGCGACCGAGCGCGTGATTACCGCACGCGAGAGCGAAATCGCCAAGCGGCGCAGGACCGTCGAGGTGCTGCTCGCCGAGAAACAGGCCGAGGAGACCCGCATCGCCGCGGAGGCAGAGCGCGTACGCGCCGCGGTCGAGGCCGAGGCGCAGCGGATGCTCAACGAGGCCGAGAACGTGCTGACCGATCAGGCGCGCTACTCGCTGTTCCGCCGAAAGCTGCTCGACCGGATCGAGGGCATCGTGCGCGAAAGCGTCAAGCCGATGGAGAAGATCGAGGGCATCCGCATCCTTCAGGTCGACGGCCTCAACGGCAACGGGAACAGTGGCAATGGCGGCCGCAGCGCCACCGACGAGGTGATCGACTCTGCCCTGCGCTACCGCGTCCAGGCGCCGCTGATCGACTCCATCCTGGCGGATATCGGCGTCGAAGGCGGCAGCCTCGCCAAAATGCCGGGCCTGATCCGCGAGGCGCGCGACATGCAGGGCATCAAGGAGTCCGCGCGCAAGGGCGGCGGCGGTGGCGGTGACAAGCCGGCGGCCTCCCCGCCTACGGCTGAAGGTGGCGAACCGCCGGCCGAGCGCGGGCCGCGGAAGAAGAGCTGA
- a CDS encoding SRPBCC family protein codes for MARVYVSTVVNARNDRVWARVRDFNGLPNWHPAIAESRIEGGEPSDKIGCVRDFRLRNGDRIREKLLGLSDYDMFCTYSILESPMGVENYVATLRLTPVTDGDQTFMEWTAEFDCAPEQETELVSNIGGGVFQGGFDALKRVFGG; via the coding sequence ATGGCTCGCGTCTACGTCTCCACCGTCGTCAACGCCCGCAACGACCGCGTCTGGGCGCGGGTGCGCGATTTCAACGGCCTGCCAAACTGGCATCCGGCCATTGCTGAAAGCCGTATCGAGGGCGGCGAGCCCTCCGACAAGATCGGTTGTGTGCGAGATTTTCGCCTGCGCAACGGCGACCGCATCCGCGAGAAGCTGCTCGGCCTCTCCGACTACGACATGTTCTGCACCTATTCGATCCTGGAATCCCCGATGGGCGTCGAGAACTACGTCGCGACCCTGCGGCTGACCCCCGTCACCGACGGCGACCAGACCTTCATGGAATGGACCGCCGAGTTCGACTGCGCGCCGGAGCAGGAGACGGAGCTCGTCAGCAATATCGGCGGCGGCGTGTTCCAGGGCGGGTTCGACGCGCTCAAGCGCGTGTTCGGAGGCTAG
- a CDS encoding SRPBCC family protein, with protein MPHIVKSTILDAPTDAAWTVLRDFNGHDRWHPAVATSSIERAQSADKIGCVRRFKLTDGSELREQLLALSDLEQSFSYCLLDTPMPMFNYVAHVRLLPVTDGDRTFWHWESRFTTKPEDRDRITHMVAEDIYQAGFEAIRRHLKEAA; from the coding sequence GTGCCGCATATCGTCAAGAGCACGATCCTGGACGCACCGACCGACGCGGCGTGGACCGTGCTGCGCGATTTCAACGGACACGATCGCTGGCATCCGGCGGTCGCGACCTCCTCGATCGAACGTGCGCAATCCGCCGACAAGATCGGCTGCGTGAGGCGGTTCAAGCTGACCGACGGCTCCGAGCTGCGCGAGCAATTGCTGGCGCTGTCGGACCTGGAACAGTCCTTCAGTTATTGCCTGCTCGATACGCCGATGCCGATGTTCAACTACGTCGCCCATGTCCGGCTGCTGCCGGTCACCGATGGTGATCGCACCTTCTGGCATTGGGAGTCCCGCTTCACCACGAAGCCGGAGGATCGCGACCGCATTACGCATATGGTCGCGGAAGACATCTATCAGGCCGGCTTCGAGGCGATCCGCCGGCATCTGAAGGAGGCCGCATAA
- a CDS encoding FAD binding domain-containing protein, with product MAVTVKTFTSASEAAGALSSDRSARYLGGGTLVMRALNEGDVSISTVVRAQDQALTRIDASGPRITLGAGVTFARVLAERDLAFLHAPARSIGGPAVRNMGTVGGNLFAPNPYGDFTVALLALDATVAVAGGFGARDIPIEEFLQARDRQTGTLVLSVSCTRPANSEAFRYRKIARIKPKGGSVITLAAHLPLSGGRISGARIALGSMAPTQIRARAAERALEGRSLDAATIAAAASAATEGTSPTDNALGSAWYRREIVGVHLRRLLSGQE from the coding sequence ATGGCCGTGACAGTGAAGACGTTCACAAGCGCGAGCGAGGCGGCCGGCGCGCTGTCCTCGGACCGCAGCGCACGCTATCTCGGCGGCGGCACGCTGGTGATGCGGGCGCTGAACGAGGGGGATGTTTCGATCTCGACCGTCGTGCGCGCACAGGACCAGGCGCTGACCCGGATCGACGCCTCGGGACCGCGCATCACGCTCGGCGCCGGTGTCACCTTCGCGCGCGTCCTCGCCGAGCGCGACCTCGCCTTCCTGCACGCGCCTGCCCGTTCGATTGGCGGTCCCGCCGTGCGCAACATGGGCACGGTCGGCGGCAACCTCTTCGCGCCAAATCCCTACGGCGATTTCACCGTGGCCCTGCTGGCGCTTGATGCAACCGTCGCCGTCGCCGGCGGCTTTGGCGCGCGCGACATCCCGATCGAAGAGTTCTTGCAGGCACGGGACCGGCAGACCGGAACACTGGTGCTGTCGGTGTCCTGCACCCGGCCCGCCAACAGCGAAGCCTTCCGCTATCGCAAGATCGCCCGCATCAAGCCGAAGGGCGGCTCGGTCATCACACTCGCGGCCCATCTGCCGCTCAGCGGCGGCCGGATCTCGGGCGCGCGGATCGCGCTGGGGTCGATGGCGCCGACCCAGATCCGCGCGCGGGCCGCCGAGCGCGCGCTGGAAGGACGCTCGCTGGACGCAGCAACCATCGCAGCCGCCGCATCCGCGGCGACCGAAGGAACATCGCCAACCGACAACGCGCTCGGCAGCGCCTGGTATCGCCGCGAGATCGTCGGCGTGCATCTGCGGCGACTGCTGTCGGGACAGGAATAG
- a CDS encoding (2Fe-2S)-binding protein gives MSKIPLQFRHNGRDVAIFVDGGTNLLVALRELIGDMTPKFGCGQGGCGTCSVLVDGELHLSCLTLAETVAGRSVETLDGMKQGPNLHPLQRAFADNFAAQCGYCTPGMLMAAKALLDRNPSPSRDEVVEAISGNICRCTGYEPIINAILAAAGGRVSA, from the coding sequence ATGTCCAAGATACCCCTGCAATTTCGCCACAACGGCCGCGACGTCGCGATCTTCGTCGACGGCGGCACCAATCTTCTGGTCGCGCTGCGCGAGCTGATCGGCGACATGACGCCGAAGTTCGGCTGTGGCCAGGGCGGCTGCGGCACATGCAGCGTGCTTGTTGACGGCGAACTCCATCTCTCCTGCCTGACATTGGCGGAGACTGTCGCCGGCCGCTCGGTCGAGACGCTCGACGGCATGAAGCAGGGCCCGAACCTGCATCCGCTGCAACGCGCCTTCGCCGACAACTTTGCCGCCCAGTGCGGCTATTGCACGCCGGGGATGCTGATGGCGGCAAAGGCCCTGCTCGACCGCAATCCCTCGCCCAGCCGCGATGAGGTGGTCGAGGCCATCTCCGGCAACATCTGCCGCTGCACCGGCTACGAGCCGATCATCAATGCCATCCTCGCCGCCGCCGGCGGCCGGGTCAGCGCCTGA